In one window of Chitinophagales bacterium DNA:
- a CDS encoding serine hydrolase, protein MRVIVLILACFLGMQVTAQRTDHRLTKQIQELIQGFRGEIGVYVHDLEKNKVVAINADSVFPTASMVKIPILVGVMDQISKGQLQYHQKLTYKDSLLYAGEDILGSFKSGEQIELSKVMMLMLTTSDNTASLWLQSLGGTGTHINSLMDSLGLQQTRVNSRTPGREANRNQYGWGQTTPAEMARLMEMIVNKKVISATASEQMLRLLGRNYWDEEALSQIPAGVFVASKNGAVNASRSEVLYVNGDDARYIFCICTKNNQDQSWGPNNEAWVLTKKLSALLWKYYN, encoded by the coding sequence ATGCGTGTTATTGTATTGATCTTGGCCTGCTTCTTAGGCATGCAAGTAACTGCACAAAGAACTGATCATCGGTTAACCAAACAAATTCAGGAACTGATTCAAGGCTTTCGCGGAGAGATCGGCGTGTATGTGCACGACTTGGAGAAGAATAAGGTTGTGGCCATCAATGCTGATTCGGTTTTCCCAACTGCCAGCATGGTGAAAATACCTATTCTGGTTGGGGTGATGGATCAGATCAGCAAGGGGCAATTGCAGTATCACCAGAAACTTACCTATAAAGATTCACTATTGTATGCAGGTGAGGATATCCTGGGTTCTTTTAAATCAGGCGAACAAATTGAGTTAAGCAAAGTGATGATGCTGATGCTAACAACCAGCGACAATACTGCCAGTCTTTGGTTGCAGAGTTTGGGTGGAACCGGTACGCACATCAATTCATTGATGGATAGTTTAGGTCTGCAACAAACACGTGTAAATAGCAGAACACCGGGCAGAGAAGCCAATCGCAATCAATATGGGTGGGGACAAACCACACCTGCTGAAATGGCCAGGTTGATGGAAATGATTGTTAATAAGAAAGTGATTAGCGCTACTGCCAGTGAACAAATGCTGCGTTTATTGGGCAGAAACTATTGGGATGAAGAAGCACTCTCGCAAATTCCGGCCGGCGTTTTTGTGGCGAGCAAAAACGGTGCAGTGAATGCCAGCAGGAGCGAGGTTTTGTATGTAAATGGAGATGATGCCCGCTATATCTTTTGCATTTGCACCAAGAATAATCAAGATCAAAGTTGGGGACCTAATAATGAAGCTTGGGTATTGACGAAGAAGCTGTCGGCTTTGTTATGGAAATATTATAATTGA
- a CDS encoding IPT/TIG domain-containing protein, with protein sequence MKPVVEPQAIEIKSFLPITATTDDPVRIVGANFSSGMQVSFGGTAAKSVQVVSDSVIFAVVGAGASGNLTITKDGKTYTKSGFQFYIPKIYQLIGSYESQLSVTQIRGGVPVDTIFRTYGIDTGKVILMKNNPYDTARNAFDILPSGNKYSSYASDTSLYRIKGIVDQSVSDVKLDMLNGRVLYLSFKDTSFTCVNPLAYKRVLQTLNGSLSNGTLRVQYTAQYINAKKLATLVSN encoded by the coding sequence ATGAAACCTGTTGTTGAGCCTCAGGCAATAGAGATAAAAAGCTTTCTTCCTATTACTGCTACTACTGATGATCCTGTGCGTATTGTTGGCGCAAATTTTTCAAGTGGTATGCAAGTGAGTTTTGGCGGAACTGCAGCCAAGTCGGTTCAGGTAGTGTCAGACTCAGTAATTTTTGCAGTAGTGGGCGCTGGTGCATCCGGTAATCTCACTATTACAAAAGATGGGAAAACTTATACAAAGTCAGGGTTTCAGTTTTATATCCCTAAGATATATCAACTCATTGGCTCTTATGAAAGCCAGCTATCTGTTACTCAGATTAGGGGTGGCGTTCCTGTTGATACTATTTTTCGCACTTATGGTATAGATACTGGTAAGGTTATTTTGATGAAGAATAACCCTTACGATACGGCAAGAAATGCATTTGATATTTTACCAAGTGGTAACAAATACAGTAGTTATGCTAGCGATACATCTTTATACAGAATCAAGGGTATTGTTGATCAAAGTGTAAGCGATGTCAAGCTTGATATGCTGAATGGAAGAGTGTTGTATCTCTCTTTCAAAGACACTTCTTTTACTTGTGTTAATCCACTTGCCTACAAGCGTGTACTACAAACTTTAAATGGCTCACTTTCCAATGGAACACTTCGTGTTCAATATACGGCTCAATATATCAATGCAAAAAAACTTGCTACGCTGGTAAGTAATTAA
- the feoB gene encoding ferrous iron transport protein B, whose protein sequence is MAASKPVHIALVGNPNSGKTSLFNALTGLNQKVGNFPGVTVDKKTGGLDFEDGEQAVLIDLPGTYSLYPRRGDEWVAYKVMMDADTEIHADAVILVADASNLKRNLLFCSQIIDLKVPVVVALTMNDIAQQKGIKIDLIGLQAELGVPVIPVNPRKNKGLAALKKAVQQISTEQYKAPSRDFIDAKALAPAAVTGMQKLFPKLSEYASLHYLINHENFPLAEREQSLIEKLEEAHQFSPSKVQAEEVMQRYSRIRQIMQKNVVEPDPLEKKLFTDKLDNILLHRTWGYLILLGVLFLLFQSIFWLASYPMDGIEWAFQQVSTALGNTLPTAWWSDLLINGLVAGLSGILVFVPQIMILFGLITLLEDTGYMARISFLSDKLMRKVGLNGKSVMPMISGFACAVPAIMSARNIENRKERLLTILITPLMSCSARLPVFTILISLVIDDHYYFGFLSLQGLVMMGLYLLGLVMALVVSYIAKFFIKIQEKSFFILELPIYRAPRWKNAAITMVEKARIFVFDAGKVIMLISLLLWFLSSYGPGDKMEKVESKYAAMIADAPAQADSLNKVQSAEQLKYSYAGILGQAIEPAIRPLGYDWKIGIALITSFAAREVFVGTMATLYSVEEDDDTSLREKLQSATYSDGSKVYTLATGLSLMVFYVLAMQCMSTLAVVKRETRSWKWPVIQLVYMTVLAYVLSWGTYVLFS, encoded by the coding sequence ATGGCAGCTTCCAAACCGGTACATATCGCCCTCGTGGGTAATCCCAATAGTGGAAAGACATCCCTATTCAATGCCCTCACCGGTTTGAACCAGAAAGTGGGCAATTTCCCCGGCGTTACGGTTGATAAGAAGACAGGCGGACTTGATTTTGAAGATGGGGAACAAGCTGTCTTGATTGATTTACCCGGTACTTACAGTTTATATCCGCGCCGCGGCGATGAGTGGGTAGCTTATAAAGTGATGATGGATGCCGACACCGAGATTCATGCTGATGCAGTGATTCTTGTGGCCGATGCCAGCAACCTGAAACGCAACCTGCTCTTCTGTAGCCAGATCATTGATTTGAAAGTGCCTGTTGTGGTGGCCCTCACCATGAATGATATTGCCCAGCAAAAAGGCATCAAGATTGACTTGATTGGTCTGCAGGCCGAATTGGGTGTGCCCGTGATTCCGGTAAACCCACGCAAGAACAAAGGCTTGGCTGCATTGAAAAAAGCGGTGCAACAAATTAGCACAGAACAATACAAAGCACCTTCGCGCGATTTTATTGATGCCAAAGCATTGGCACCTGCGGCTGTGACCGGCATGCAGAAATTATTTCCCAAGCTGAGTGAATATGCTTCTTTGCATTACCTCATCAACCACGAAAATTTTCCGCTGGCTGAACGCGAACAGAGTCTGATTGAAAAACTGGAAGAAGCCCATCAGTTTAGTCCGTCTAAAGTACAGGCCGAAGAAGTGATGCAGCGTTATTCGCGCATCAGACAGATCATGCAGAAGAATGTGGTTGAGCCTGATCCGCTTGAGAAGAAACTGTTTACAGATAAGCTCGATAATATTTTATTACACCGTACCTGGGGTTATTTGATCTTATTGGGTGTGTTGTTTTTATTGTTCCAAAGTATTTTCTGGTTGGCCAGTTATCCCATGGATGGAATTGAGTGGGCTTTCCAACAAGTGAGTACTGCATTGGGCAACACTTTACCTACTGCTTGGTGGAGCGATTTATTGATCAACGGATTGGTGGCGGGTTTAAGTGGTATTCTGGTGTTTGTACCACAGATCATGATCTTGTTTGGCTTAATTACCTTGTTAGAAGACACTGGCTATATGGCACGTATCAGTTTTCTGAGTGATAAGTTGATGCGCAAAGTGGGTTTGAATGGCAAGAGTGTGATGCCTATGATCAGTGGATTTGCCTGTGCCGTGCCGGCCATCATGAGTGCGCGCAATATTGAGAACAGAAAAGAAAGATTGCTCACCATTCTCATCACCCCATTGATGAGTTGCAGTGCACGTTTGCCCGTTTTCACCATTTTGATTTCGTTAGTGATTGACGACCATTATTATTTTGGTTTCCTGAGTTTACAGGGACTGGTGATGATGGGCCTGTATTTGTTGGGTTTGGTAATGGCGCTGGTTGTGAGTTATATCGCCAAGTTTTTCATCAAGATTCAGGAGAAGAGTTTCTTCATTCTCGAACTGCCTATTTATCGTGCACCACGTTGGAAGAATGCCGCTATTACTATGGTAGAGAAAGCACGAATTTTTGTGTTTGATGCCGGTAAGGTGATTATGTTGATCAGTTTGTTGTTGTGGTTCCTTAGTAGTTACGGACCGGGCGATAAAATGGAAAAAGTCGAAAGCAAGTATGCAGCCATGATTGCTGATGCGCCTGCACAAGCAGATTCTTTGAATAAAGTACAATCAGCTGAGCAGTTGAAATATTCTTACGCAGGTATATTAGGTCAGGCAATTGAGCCGGCAATTCGTCCGCTGGGCTATGATTGGAAGATTGGCATTGCATTAATTACTTCATTTGCTGCAAGAGAAGTATTTGTTGGCACGATGGCTACCCTCTATAGTGTGGAAGAAGATGATGATACCTCACTGCGTGAAAAATTACAATCTGCTACCTACTCTGATGGTAGCAAAGTATATACACTGGCAACAGGTTTATCCCTGATGGTCTTTTATGTATTGGCCATGCAATGTATGAGTACGCTGGCCGTGGTAAAAAGAGAAACCAGGTCCTGGAAATGGCCGGTGATTCAATTGGTGTACATGACCGTGCTGGCTTATGTATTGAGCTGGGGCACTTATGTCTTATTTAGTTGA
- a CDS encoding M28 family peptidase has protein sequence MKKLVLILLLIPVLTIAQSKRKKAREAAKQSAAIVAGLKTHVQYLADDKLEGRRTGTKGEEMAMQYLVQQYQQMGIAPKGSDGYVQTFEINEGKQAVAPTKLVVNGQAMQLTTEFFPLAYSGAGAVQSSAAVSLNEKDHPWFKDVRDWLEENKNNPHFDIEEAIKKEAQRAASRGALALILWNSGEQVDNIQFNKNDKSAATSIPVLYVTKAGSKKYFTDQTSTLQLDIAVKLEEKKRNGHNVIAFIDNGAPNTVILGAHYDHLGFGEDGNQTDPQAGAVVHNGADDNASGTAALLELAKLLKQSSPKNNNYLFMHFSGEELGLFGSKYWLEKPTATITPNYMINMDMVGRYDTARKLVIGGYGTSPLWGQLFSSISTPLLVKFDSTGSGPSDHASFYRKDIPVLFLFTGSHSDYHKATDDWDKINYDGQKDIVRLVYEVIAKADDKGKLAFTKTAEPQMGRATRFTVSLGVVPDYGYSGTGMRIDGASPGKLADKLGLKAGDVLMQLGDYKFVDVQSYMQSLSKFKKGDKTKLKVKRGNEELEFDVEF, from the coding sequence ATGAAGAAATTAGTGCTCATCCTGCTGCTCATCCCCGTCCTGACTATCGCCCAGAGTAAACGTAAAAAAGCCCGCGAAGCGGCCAAGCAAAGTGCGGCTATTGTTGCCGGACTGAAAACCCACGTACAGTATCTGGCTGATGATAAGCTCGAAGGTCGCCGCACAGGCACCAAGGGTGAGGAAATGGCCATGCAATACCTCGTGCAACAGTACCAGCAAATGGGCATTGCACCCAAGGGCAGCGATGGTTATGTGCAAACTTTTGAGATCAATGAGGGCAAACAAGCAGTGGCACCTACCAAATTGGTGGTAAATGGTCAGGCTATGCAGCTGACAACTGAGTTTTTTCCATTGGCGTATAGTGGTGCAGGTGCAGTGCAGAGTTCAGCCGCTGTATCGCTGAATGAAAAAGACCATCCTTGGTTTAAAGATGTGCGGGATTGGTTGGAGGAGAATAAGAATAATCCGCATTTTGATATAGAAGAAGCCATCAAAAAAGAAGCGCAGCGTGCTGCTTCGCGTGGTGCTTTGGCCTTGATTCTTTGGAATTCAGGTGAGCAGGTGGACAATATTCAATTCAATAAGAATGATAAATCAGCTGCAACCAGCATTCCGGTGCTGTATGTAACCAAAGCGGGTAGTAAAAAATATTTCACTGATCAAACCAGCACTTTACAATTGGATATTGCCGTGAAGTTGGAAGAGAAAAAGCGCAATGGGCATAATGTGATTGCATTCATCGATAATGGCGCACCCAATACCGTGATTCTTGGTGCGCATTATGATCACCTGGGTTTTGGTGAAGATGGCAACCAGACAGATCCGCAAGCGGGTGCTGTGGTGCACAATGGTGCAGATGATAATGCCAGCGGTACAGCAGCTTTGCTGGAACTGGCCAAACTGCTGAAGCAATCAAGTCCTAAGAACAACAATTACCTCTTCATGCATTTCTCTGGTGAAGAGTTAGGCCTGTTTGGTTCTAAGTATTGGTTGGAAAAACCTACAGCCACCATCACACCCAATTACATGATTAATATGGATATGGTGGGCCGTTACGATACTGCCCGCAAATTGGTGATTGGTGGTTATGGTACTTCGCCTTTGTGGGGACAATTATTCTCTTCTATCAGCACGCCTTTATTGGTGAAGTTTGACAGCACGGGCAGCGGACCAAGTGATCATGCGTCTTTCTATAGAAAAGATATTCCGGTGCTTTTCCTGTTTACCGGCAGTCATAGCGATTACCATAAAGCCACCGATGATTGGGATAAGATCAATTACGACGGACAAAAAGACATTGTACGATTGGTGTATGAAGTGATTGCCAAAGCAGATGATAAAGGTAAATTAGCTTTTACCAAAACAGCAGAACCACAAATGGGCCGTGCCACCCGATTTACGGTGAGTTTGGGCGTGGTGCCCGATTACGGCTATAGCGGCACGGGTATGCGCATTGATGGTGCGAGTCCCGGTAAGTTGGCGGATAAGCTGGGCCTGAAAGCAGGTGATGTGTTGATGCAGTTGGGCGATTACAAGTTTGTGGATGTGCAGAGCTATATGCAGAGCTTGTCTAAGTTCAAAAAAGGCGATAAGACAAAATTAAAAGTGAAGCGAGGCAATGAAGAGCTGGAATTCGACGTTGAATTCTAG
- a CDS encoding IPExxxVDY family protein codes for MATSKLILDIEELNEDFFEETRLLGIMGSMKNYQFCLQVNKLLGFQFRMNPEIEIHLRKKDRRYYFSIYESKEKNSFLTHYLYHNHCDGEYLLPEFRHMDFLWLMKGDWVDDERCGWIIQSVKSLQGIQMVTELTNEMIRNKGNMVF; via the coding sequence ATGGCCACGTCTAAGCTGATTCTGGATATTGAAGAACTGAACGAGGATTTTTTTGAAGAAACCCGCCTCTTAGGTATTATGGGTTCTATGAAGAATTACCAGTTCTGCCTGCAGGTGAACAAACTGCTGGGCTTTCAGTTTCGGATGAATCCGGAGATTGAGATTCACTTACGCAAGAAAGACCGCCGCTATTATTTCTCTATTTACGAATCCAAGGAGAAGAACAGTTTTCTTACGCATTATCTGTACCACAACCATTGCGATGGAGAATACTTACTGCCCGAGTTCAGGCATATGGATTTTCTATGGCTCATGAAGGGCGATTGGGTGGATGATGAACGCTGTGGTTGGATCATTCAATCTGTAAAAAGCCTGCAAGGCATTCAGATGGTTACCGAGCTCACCAACGAAATGATCCGCAACAAGGGGAATATGGTGTTTTGA
- a CDS encoding 4a-hydroxytetrahydrobiopterin dehydratase: MWSEVNNTLYRKFEFADFSEAFAFMTRVAIEAEKLNHHPLWTNVWNKVEIWLSTHDAGNVVTDLDRTLAKRIDALVK, encoded by the coding sequence ATGTGGTCCGAAGTCAACAATACACTATATCGAAAATTTGAATTTGCCGATTTCTCTGAAGCATTTGCTTTCATGACCCGCGTGGCGATTGAGGCAGAGAAATTGAATCACCATCCTTTGTGGACCAATGTGTGGAACAAAGTGGAGATCTGGTTGAGCACACATGATGCTGGCAATGTGGTAACAGATCTGGACAGAACATTGGCCAAGCGTATTGATGCTTTAGTGAAATAA
- a CDS encoding class I SAM-dependent methyltransferase: MQTEQSILDSWQVNAAPWSKAIADKAIESRQLVTNAAIVKAITQLQPASVLDLGCGEGWLSRALKAELPQANIKGVDAIPALIDAAKNLSTAIDYTVASYQDIIAGALHDAQYDLIAINFALFGDELVRDLLQTLRKHITEGGYLVIQTLHPVVACGDLPYQSGWREGSWAGFSSDFKDAHPWYFRTLEDWLALFIHCGYRIQSMQEPMHPKTGKPASVIFILKN, from the coding sequence ATGCAAACAGAACAATCCATACTCGATAGCTGGCAGGTGAATGCTGCACCATGGAGCAAAGCCATTGCGGATAAAGCCATTGAAAGCAGGCAATTGGTAACGAATGCAGCAATTGTGAAAGCCATTACCCAATTGCAACCTGCTTCTGTATTGGACTTAGGTTGTGGCGAAGGGTGGTTGAGTCGTGCTTTGAAAGCTGAACTGCCACAAGCCAATATCAAAGGTGTGGATGCGATTCCTGCGTTGATTGATGCAGCAAAGAATTTATCGACAGCTATTGATTACACAGTAGCTAGTTATCAGGATATTATTGCAGGTGCATTACATGATGCACAATACGATTTGATTGCCATCAATTTTGCTTTGTTTGGTGATGAATTGGTGCGTGACTTATTACAAACCCTGCGCAAGCATATTACAGAAGGTGGTTATTTGGTGATTCAAACATTGCATCCAGTTGTGGCTTGTGGTGATTTGCCTTACCAAAGTGGCTGGCGAGAAGGCAGCTGGGCCGGCTTCTCCAGCGATTTCAAAGATGCACATCCTTGGTACTTCAGAACACTGGAAGATTGGTTGGCTTTATTCATTCATTGCGGCTATCGAATTCAATCCATGCAGGAACCTATGCATCCCAAAACAGGTAAACCTGCTTCGGTGATTTTTATTTTGAAGAATTAA
- the selD gene encoding selenide, water dikinase SelD produces the protein MSTEYKLTQYSHGAGCGCKIAPAVLETILHSDLPAGDFPSLLVGNSSKDDAAVYDLGNGQALISTTDFFMPIVDDAFDFGRIAAANAISDVYAMGGTPTLAIAILGWPVEQLPANLAKAVLEGARSICAEANIPLAGGHSIDSKEPIFGLSVNGLVATHALKQNNTAKEDDVLLMTKPLGVGILSTAMKRGVLAAEHQTALIQQLTTLNKIGAQLGQIEGVHAMTDITGFGLLGHCMEMAEGSGLGAELHYQQIPILESARTYLKDRIVPDATYRNWNSYNAQTGFGAGVNVMEAFSILPDPQTNGGLLIAVAPTALAEVQAIFQANNLAAFTQPIGRMTAAGVKRVMVI, from the coding sequence ATGAGCACTGAATACAAACTCACCCAATATTCGCACGGCGCAGGCTGTGGTTGCAAGATTGCACCTGCTGTGCTGGAAACCATTTTGCATAGCGATCTACCTGCAGGCGATTTTCCATCACTATTGGTGGGCAACAGCAGCAAAGATGATGCAGCAGTCTATGATTTGGGGAATGGTCAGGCGCTCATCAGCACCACGGATTTCTTCATGCCGATTGTGGATGATGCTTTTGATTTTGGTCGCATTGCTGCAGCCAATGCCATCAGCGATGTGTATGCCATGGGCGGCACACCCACTTTAGCGATTGCGATTCTCGGCTGGCCTGTAGAACAATTACCAGCCAATTTGGCGAAAGCAGTTTTGGAAGGTGCACGTAGCATTTGCGCAGAAGCGAATATTCCTTTGGCAGGCGGACATAGTATTGATAGCAAGGAACCCATTTTTGGTTTATCCGTAAACGGATTAGTCGCTACGCATGCACTGAAACAAAACAACACTGCAAAAGAAGATGATGTGTTACTCATGACCAAACCACTCGGCGTGGGCATCCTCAGCACAGCGATGAAGCGTGGTGTGTTGGCAGCTGAACACCAAACAGCATTGATACAACAACTCACAACACTCAATAAGATTGGCGCACAATTAGGACAAATTGAAGGTGTGCATGCCATGACGGATATTACCGGCTTTGGTTTATTGGGCCATTGCATGGAAATGGCTGAGGGCAGCGGATTGGGCGCTGAACTGCATTATCAGCAAATACCCATTCTTGAATCTGCGAGAACTTATTTAAAAGATAGAATTGTACCCGATGCCACTTACCGCAACTGGAATAGTTATAATGCACAAACCGGTTTTGGTGCAGGCGTGAATGTGATGGAAGCATTCAGCATTTTACCCGATCCACAAACCAATGGCGGCTTATTGATTGCGGTTGCACCAACTGCTTTGGCTGAAGTACAAGCCATCTTTCAAGCAAATAATTTGGCTGCATTTACCCAGCCGATTGGTCGCATGACTGCTGCGGGAGTGAAAAGAGTGATGGTGATTTAA
- a CDS encoding MFS transporter — translation MTWKERIILFLLASINFTHILDFMVMMPLGNKLMPYFHITPQQFSIIVASYSISAFVSGLIGMFFVDRFDRKKVLLFGYTGFIIGTIFCGIAPTHYLLLGSRIVAGLFGGLIGAQVLSIVADTFPYERRGQAMGFLFTAFSVASIVGVPLSLFLADTFSWHAPFFFIGALGIIIIPSIARFMQPMTEHLLAEKEKPMQILRNILGSKINLTAFTLSATLMLGHFVIIPFLNPFMEFNVGFNEWQRQLVYMVGGTVTIFSAPMAGKLSDKYGKHKVFTIFALLSVIPIFLITNMPRIPYYYVLVVTGIWFLLSSGRNIPAQAIVSNVVPPHQRGSFQSFNSCITQAFTGLATLLAGVVVTKAPDGQLEHYPIVGFISVAVVILATFVAARIPKQA, via the coding sequence ATGACCTGGAAGGAAAGAATCATTCTGTTTTTATTAGCCAGCATCAACTTCACCCATATCCTGGATTTTATGGTGATGATGCCCCTCGGCAACAAACTCATGCCCTATTTTCATATCACACCCCAACAATTCAGCATTATTGTAGCATCATACAGTATTAGTGCTTTTGTAAGCGGATTGATTGGAATGTTTTTCGTAGATCGTTTCGATAGAAAAAAAGTATTGCTTTTCGGTTATACCGGATTCATCATTGGTACCATTTTCTGCGGCATTGCACCCACACATTATTTGTTGTTAGGTAGCAGAATCGTTGCAGGTTTGTTTGGCGGACTCATTGGCGCACAGGTATTGAGCATTGTTGCAGATACATTTCCCTACGAAAGACGCGGACAAGCCATGGGCTTTTTGTTTACGGCTTTTTCAGTGGCTTCTATTGTAGGTGTGCCCCTCTCACTTTTCTTAGCAGATACGTTCAGTTGGCATGCGCCTTTCTTTTTCATTGGTGCTTTGGGCATCATCATCATTCCATCCATTGCACGTTTCATGCAACCCATGACCGAGCATTTATTGGCTGAAAAGGAAAAGCCCATGCAGATACTGCGCAATATTCTTGGCAGTAAAATCAATTTGACGGCTTTTACTTTGTCGGCTACTTTAATGTTGGGACACTTTGTGATCATTCCATTTTTAAATCCATTCATGGAGTTCAATGTGGGCTTTAATGAATGGCAAAGACAACTGGTGTACATGGTGGGCGGCACCGTCACCATTTTCTCTGCGCCCATGGCCGGTAAGCTTTCTGATAAATACGGCAAGCACAAGGTCTTTACCATTTTTGCTTTGCTGAGTGTGATACCGATTTTCCTCATCACCAATATGCCCCGCATTCCTTATTACTATGTATTAGTGGTAACAGGTATTTGGTTTTTACTCAGCAGTGGCCGAAACATTCCTGCACAAGCGATTGTAAGCAATGTAGTACCACCGCACCAACGCGGCAGCTTCCAAAGTTTCAATAGTTGTATCACACAAGCGTTTACAGGTTTAGCTACTTTGCTTGCAGGTGTGGTTGTTACCAAAGCACCTGACGGACAATTGGAACATTATCCCATTGTGGGATTCATTAGTGTGGCAGTTGTGATACTGGCTACCTTTGTGGCGGCACGCATTCCCAAACAAGCATAA
- a CDS encoding biotin--[acetyl-CoA-carboxylase] ligase, whose protein sequence is MLFLSYQSLFSWLAVLFKTSTTKLTRLHLNSFKNSDSLSAPTNPNPLGTPFIELAATTSTNSYAMFQVKANTAAHGTAFFAHAQTAGRGQMGKVWRTAEGQNIILSLVADTSHWGMHQQFGLSMAVALGVYDFFSKYAGDESSVKWPNDLYWRDRKAGGILIESVIGSNTFGEPVWKWAIIGIGININQTLFPPELINPVSLKQITGRQMDTLALAKELCACLETRYQQMLHKGLTPILSDYNAILYKKGQVIRLRKNNAAFSCTVLGVNEEGQLLVDGAMQPAFNHGEAEWVIM, encoded by the coding sequence ATGCTGTTTTTAAGTTATCAATCGCTCTTTTCCTGGTTAGCTGTCTTATTCAAGACAAGCACTACTAAGCTAACGCGGCTTCACCTAAATTCGTTCAAAAATAGTGATTCTTTGTCAGCCCCAACCAACCCTAATCCCCTCGGAACACCGTTCATAGAATTGGCTGCTACTACGAGTACCAATAGTTATGCCATGTTTCAGGTGAAAGCCAATACGGCTGCCCATGGAACGGCCTTTTTTGCCCATGCACAAACTGCAGGCAGGGGCCAGATGGGCAAGGTTTGGCGCACGGCGGAAGGGCAAAACATCATTTTATCACTGGTAGCCGATACCAGCCATTGGGGAATGCACCAACAATTCGGGCTAAGTATGGCTGTTGCCTTGGGTGTGTATGATTTTTTCAGCAAGTATGCAGGTGATGAAAGTTCTGTTAAATGGCCCAATGATTTGTATTGGCGTGACAGAAAGGCAGGTGGTATCCTCATCGAATCGGTGATTGGCAGCAACACATTCGGCGAGCCGGTCTGGAAATGGGCGATTATCGGCATTGGTATCAATATCAACCAAACCCTGTTTCCGCCTGAACTCATTAATCCGGTATCCCTTAAACAAATCACCGGCAGACAAATGGATACATTAGCATTGGCTAAAGAGCTCTGCGCTTGTCTGGAAACACGCTACCAGCAAATGCTACATAAAGGCCTTACGCCCATTTTGAGTGATTATAACGCCATTCTCTACAAAAAAGGGCAGGTTATCCGCCTTCGCAAGAACAATGCAGCCTTCAGCTGTACCGTGCTTGGGGTGAATGAAGAAGGTCAGCTACTTGTTGATGGTGCCATGCAACCGGCTTTCAACCATGGTGAAGCAGAATGGGTGATTATGTAG
- the rsfS gene encoding ribosome silencing factor produces the protein MATLSVSNLRKKGTVLRINRNSKVFKTIIRAIQDKKGEHIVSLDLRKVAEAAADFFIVCEATSTTQIKAIIDHVDNQMRLECAEAPYRQEGYKGMQWVLLDYVNIVVHVMHPESRKFYKLEEMWSDADLQEHNL, from the coding sequence TTGGCAACACTATCTGTTTCGAATCTGCGTAAGAAGGGTACCGTGCTCCGGATCAACCGGAATTCTAAAGTGTTCAAGACCATTATCAGGGCCATTCAGGATAAAAAGGGCGAGCACATCGTCAGTTTAGACCTGCGTAAAGTGGCGGAAGCAGCAGCAGATTTCTTTATTGTCTGCGAAGCAACCAGCACAACCCAAATCAAAGCCATCATCGATCATGTAGACAATCAGATGCGGCTGGAATGCGCAGAAGCGCCTTACAGACAGGAAGGTTACAAGGGTATGCAATGGGTTTTACTGGATTACGTGAACATTGTCGTGCATGTGATGCACCCGGAATCACGTAAGTTCTACAAACTCGAGGAGATGTGGAGCGATGCCGATTTACAAGAACATAACTTATAA